In the Hippea jasoniae genome, one interval contains:
- a CDS encoding AMP-dependent synthetase/ligase, whose product MSDYRYPFKSIPEMLRESARKYADKTAIMYKKEGKYISLSYRQVYYRTLQVSRGLKKMGIKPKDKVAILSETRPMWVLADFGILNIGAIEIPIYHTDSPEQIAYIINHSEAKAIFVSNKAQYMKLLQVRDKIPSIEFVIAHDRFLGNSSLPVYTLFQVSEISEELSEKDQKEIEDFMDTIEPDDIYTILYTSGTTGNPKGVLLTHKNIISNVHNTVIKAKDFLGEDEIFLTFLPFSHVLGKTDSCYLPIYTGGVIAFAESIDTLADNMKEVKPTVIVTVPRLLEKIHARINNVIHEMPPSKKKLIQWAINTGIQYIKDKYIERKNPSTFKYNLADKLVFEKLRKVMGLERLKGFVSGGAPLDKDLNIFFWALGLRVFEGYGLTETSPVLCVNTPTQLKFGSVGTLIDETEVKVAEDGELLFRGPQIAKGYYKMPEATEEAFSDDGWFKTGDIGKIDSEGFIYITDRKKELIITAGGKNIAPQPIENMLKMSEYISNACLYGDRRPYIVALLTLNMERIIDYAKEHHLKYFDIKDLAKNEKILQLIKNEVEKVNKNLARVETIKKFAILQDDFSIEGGELTSTLKLKRRVIYKKYWDIIECLYAEDGSCYKCSIGSQQNG is encoded by the coding sequence ATTTAAGTCAATCCCTGAAATGCTGAGGGAAAGTGCCAGGAAATATGCTGACAAAACGGCCATTATGTACAAAAAGGAGGGCAAATATATATCTCTCTCCTACAGGCAGGTTTATTACCGAACCCTTCAGGTATCAAGAGGTCTGAAAAAGATGGGCATAAAGCCCAAAGACAAGGTTGCAATTCTATCTGAAACAAGACCTATGTGGGTATTGGCTGATTTTGGTATTTTGAATATTGGTGCAATTGAAATACCCATATATCACACAGATTCTCCTGAACAGATTGCTTATATAATAAACCACTCTGAAGCAAAAGCTATCTTTGTCTCCAACAAGGCTCAATACATGAAACTCCTTCAGGTCAGAGATAAAATACCTTCTATAGAGTTTGTTATTGCTCATGATAGATTCTTAGGTAATAGTTCTTTGCCTGTTTATACTTTATTCCAGGTTTCTGAGATTTCAGAAGAACTCTCAGAAAAAGATCAGAAAGAGATAGAAGATTTTATGGATACAATTGAACCAGATGATATTTATACGATACTATATACATCTGGCACAACGGGTAACCCAAAAGGGGTATTACTAACCCATAAAAATATAATTTCTAATGTTCATAACACTGTTATTAAAGCAAAAGATTTTTTAGGGGAAGATGAAATATTCCTGACTTTCCTACCATTCAGCCATGTACTTGGAAAAACCGATAGCTGCTATCTACCAATATATACAGGAGGTGTAATAGCGTTTGCTGAAAGTATAGATACACTGGCTGATAATATGAAAGAAGTTAAACCGACAGTGATAGTAACCGTTCCAAGACTTCTTGAGAAAATACATGCAAGAATCAATAATGTTATACATGAAATGCCACCTTCCAAAAAGAAACTTATTCAATGGGCAATAAATACAGGCATTCAATACATAAAAGATAAATATATAGAGCGTAAAAATCCATCTACATTTAAGTATAACCTTGCAGATAAACTTGTATTTGAAAAACTAAGAAAAGTTATGGGGTTAGAAAGACTCAAAGGATTTGTCTCTGGAGGAGCTCCTCTTGACAAAGACCTGAATATTTTCTTCTGGGCTTTAGGGTTGAGAGTATTTGAAGGATATGGTTTAACGGAAACTTCCCCCGTTTTATGTGTAAATACCCCCACACAATTAAAGTTTGGGTCTGTAGGTACATTAATAGATGAAACCGAGGTAAAGGTAGCAGAGGATGGGGAGTTACTATTTAGAGGTCCACAAATAGCCAAAGGTTATTACAAAATGCCTGAGGCTACAGAAGAGGCATTTTCAGATGATGGATGGTTCAAGACAGGTGATATTGGAAAGATTGATAGTGAAGGTTTTATTTACATAACCGATAGAAAGAAAGAATTAATAATCACCGCTGGCGGCAAAAACATTGCACCCCAGCCTATAGAGAACATGCTTAAGATGTCTGAGTACATCTCAAATGCTTGTCTGTATGGTGACAGACGTCCATACATTGTGGCGCTTTTAACATTAAACATGGAGAGGATTATCGATTATGCAAAAGAGCATCACCTGAAGTATTTTGATATCAAAGACCTGGCAAAAAACGAAAAAATTCTTCAGTTGATAAAAAACGAAGTTGAGAAGGTAAATAAAAATTTAGCACGAGTAGAAACAATCAAGAAATTTGCAATTCTTCAGGATGATTTTTCAATCGAGGGTGGCGAGCTTACATCTACACTAAAATTAAAAAGAAGGGTTATATACAAAAAGTACTGGGATATTATTGAGTGTCTATATGCCGAAGATGGATCATGTTACAAATGTTCAATTGGCTCTCAACAAAACGGATAA